The Spirosoma foliorum genome has a window encoding:
- a CDS encoding AGE family epimerase/isomerase: protein MSFHQSALAQKTSDDRKRIAAEMENSIRTEMLNKWYPQSVDKEFGGFLSTFTYDFKPTGPQDKMIVTQARHVWTTAKAAERYPNVAYYKDNSRHGFLFLRDKMWDKQHGGFYTLVDRQGNPKNASTKVAYGNAFGLYALSAYYHMSHDTAALNLAKKSFNWLEKHSHDPIRKGYFQDLAPDGTPLKRDASTPSTASTGYKDQNSSIHLLEALTELYAVWPDPLVRERLNEMLHLVRDVITSPKGNLILFLQPDWKPVSFRDSSEAVVLKHRSLDHVSFGHDVETAYLMLEASHALGLKNDTKTLQVGKRMVDHALANGWDKKVGGFYDQGYYFKDKPGMTIIDDSKNWWSQAEGLNTLLLMADRYPNDPMQYFANYKLLWQYCQTYLIDHQYGEWYEEGLDKDPERKTSNKGHIWKAAYHTYRALSSCVDRSNGKH, encoded by the coding sequence ATGAGCTTTCATCAATCGGCTCTGGCTCAGAAGACGAGCGATGATCGAAAGCGCATTGCAGCCGAAATGGAAAATTCGATCCGGACTGAAATGCTCAATAAATGGTATCCGCAGTCGGTTGATAAGGAGTTTGGGGGGTTTCTGAGCACCTTCACTTACGATTTCAAACCCACTGGGCCGCAGGACAAAATGATTGTGACCCAGGCTCGTCACGTCTGGACAACTGCTAAAGCGGCTGAGCGGTACCCCAATGTCGCCTATTACAAGGATAATTCACGGCACGGCTTCCTGTTCCTGCGCGACAAGATGTGGGATAAACAACATGGCGGTTTTTATACGCTGGTTGATCGGCAGGGTAACCCAAAGAATGCGTCGACCAAAGTGGCGTATGGAAATGCGTTTGGACTGTATGCCTTAAGCGCTTACTACCATATGTCGCACGATACGGCTGCACTGAATCTGGCTAAAAAGTCGTTTAACTGGCTGGAAAAACACAGCCATGATCCTATTCGCAAAGGGTATTTTCAGGATTTAGCGCCAGATGGTACGCCCCTTAAACGCGATGCATCTACACCCTCTACGGCCAGTACGGGCTATAAAGATCAGAACAGTTCGATTCACCTGCTGGAAGCTCTAACCGAACTCTACGCGGTGTGGCCTGATCCACTGGTCCGGGAGCGTCTGAACGAAATGCTTCACCTGGTACGCGACGTCATCACCTCGCCCAAAGGCAATCTGATCCTGTTTTTACAACCCGACTGGAAGCCTGTCTCGTTTCGCGACTCGTCGGAAGCGGTTGTCCTTAAGCACCGCAGCCTGGACCATGTTTCGTTTGGCCATGATGTAGAAACGGCCTACCTGATGCTGGAAGCTTCGCACGCATTGGGCCTGAAAAATGACACGAAAACCTTGCAAGTGGGTAAACGCATGGTTGATCACGCATTAGCCAATGGTTGGGACAAAAAAGTGGGCGGTTTCTACGATCAAGGGTATTATTTCAAAGACAAACCTGGTATGACGATCATCGATGACAGCAAAAACTGGTGGTCGCAGGCCGAAGGGTTGAACACCTTACTGTTGATGGCCGATCGGTATCCCAACGATCCTATGCAGTATTTTGCGAATTACAAACTGCTCTGGCAATATTGTCAGACCTATTTGATCGACCATCAGTATGGTGAATGGTATGAAGAAGGACTGGACAAAGATCCCGAACGGAAGACATCCAATAAAGGCCATATCTGGAAAGCGGCCTACCATACCTACCGAGCGTTGTCAAGCTGCGTCGATCGGTCAAATGGGAAGCATTAA